Below is a window of Impatiens glandulifera chromosome 2, dImpGla2.1, whole genome shotgun sequence DNA.
ttaagattttgtttttttctatgaGGAATATGGtgtaatgaaaaaaagaaatagtGTAGGTTTCTTTCAAGCCTAGCTAATTGATGAGGGACCTATTGCCTTATCTTTATGATGCCCATGAAATTTCCTTGTTTTGTACCTGTTATGTGTAGTGAGACAATTTATTTGGTTGTatcttaaatttattgaaaaatatcagttctcatttttttttttaaatcatagtCTTGTTTTTGGTCTACCTTCAAAAATATAAACACGGttatattcattaaacttttggACTTTGAATTTCCTTACCACATACCAAATATGTATACTCTTATGtcacttaaaatttattatataaaaagcaagttattcaataatattttcatatagtGTTGGatgttttatatgtttttattattttttgtaatataatatacttttttttaaatggtctatttaattaaaaaatcgtttaaatacAAACGACAATTTTTTtgcaatataaataattttaatattgttcattattaaaaaaaaatatttataaaaataatgatattattattattatctgttttatctataatataattaaattataatattatttatttatatttattttattacaatcaattaataacatttaaactACATAAAAACAATTCacgtaaaaaattatattataattaatttttatacattaattaatgctttattatattattaaatataataactaaaatattaaataataataaattaattaatatattagtaatataaaataaaattttcaaatttatatcttcaatatatttaattttgtacttatattatataatgtatatgtatatattatataccacgcaaaattataaaatatacataatttattatattttaaaccaaataataataacttatatttaattataacttatatcaCTATATACTTTCTTACAAGTTATATCCAACTATCAAACACAAAACACATTTTATAATACACAAATCAACTAACAACATCAATTAAATTGCCCCAAAATTGCTACGAGAACATATACAAATATCTTCGGTTGACTAACTTAATCTTGcgaacattttttttctattcaaactaaaaaatgtgTGGAatttaaaagtttgtttttttttattttattttttatctaaaaacaaAGGAAAGCATTAGGGGAATACATTTAAAAGTCTTCATAGCATATGTCAAGATTCCATATTTTTGTAACCCTTTGAACAAGGAACATCATATTATGATTATGATATCTTGATCATATATGATTTATGATTTTTCTATGGGACTAAAATTGTTTTCATTACATGACATTATCACGTGTTCTTGACCATTGATTTTTCTTTAGTCCCACTTTCAACTATACAAGAAGCCTCTAGTCTATTCCTGGCTCACActcacataataataataataattaatgttagattatccGATTATAATGTAATATCCAATTATTAGTTTGCGATTAATCCTTCTTAAAACTTGAGTTTAAGTGGTGAACTATGATTTTGTGGTGTCCAGGGTCGGCCCGGGATAAATCCGGCAAGCCCTCAGGCTAGGACAGCTCACTCTCTAAGGCcgtccatttaataaaattattaaaactagcatgtatcccatgtatttgcacgagtaataatataaaaaatcatgaaaaaaatattacggtaaaatttttatgggcgggtcaacccacaatccgacccaaatatccatttactctcacatatatccaaattaaccacaactctcgacccggcaatccggacactttaaaaattaagcaccattatatatatatatatagattagttagttaaaaagttgaacttatattgtttaaatgtcacgcgtttattaaattttgggttgaatttaaaaatataaagtgttattagcctagttggttaaaagattgtaattgttttgtaaggttgcaagtttgaaccatacctataacatttttaattttatttttaaccgttttaagtttatgggcgggtcaacccacaatccgacccaagtatccatttactctcacatatatatctaaattaaccacagctcttgacccgacaatccggacattttaaaaattaagcatcattataattatatatatatatatatattattaaaatatttaataaaatatattataattttaaacatataatgttatattttacTGGTTCaagataaaaacttaaaacttttatatagtTATGAGTTAAAATctcatcaaaaataattttttttatcaattttttaaactaaacttaagacaacaaaaatatatcgtCATTTTTTTTACCGGGGCTGGGGCAGCCCAAAATTCGGGACCGACTCGAATGGTGTCATAttagttcttctttaattaaaaaaatatttatgtttatttagtAGTCTTTTTAGTACATAAATTCTCAAACTAtatccaataaaaaaatattttattttttatcttctttatgTCAAAATTAGTTGTCATCTCATTTTTCTTGTACCAATTATAAAGTAtacattacaaaaaaaattataaagtatacatcacatattttttataaacatatgCAGACATTaacattgtaattttttatcaaacaattaataatcATGTCCAAACCTTTTCTTTTAAGGAATTGCAACATTTgcgattaataaaataaactcgTCTTACCTtagaatgaaaaacaaattagaaaataattagattGAGTTCTCTTTTATGCTTTCAAATAAGGCACAACATAGCGAAGCATATCGGCATAAGAGAGATCAATATGAGCTCCACCCACACTTATATATTTCAACCTTCCACTTTCCGTCaacattttcaatccaatccagTCCTCTTCATATAGCTTTGTCTGCACACCACAAAAAGATTAAACCAAACCTTTTTGAAAATCCCCACTTATAAAGGTTCTAAAAATGtatacacattttatttttttgcataGACCCTCATCATATTTACCTTTTGAGGTTGCAAAACCGGTTCAAATTTCCCATCTGGATAAAAACCAAACCATGATGTCTCCTTCGGTACTATAACTTTGTCGTCCTCAAACTGCATGTCCATGTATAAAACATCATTGGAAATATGTTACTGATTTACAACAAATGGTCTAATTTTAAGTTGTATGAAAAGGAGCTAATTACCATTATAAGTACTAGGTTTTGCAAGCTAGTGAAACGACTCTTGTAAGTCGAGTTTCTTTGACTCGGTATTTCATTGTTAAGCATAGGGAGAAACTTACATCCATTTAAATATCCAATTATATTCTGCAAAGAAAATgggaaaaataaattacaattgtAATACTAAAAATTGACCATAATTACATTATTATGACATGAAAGAGGTTCTTAGAACCAATAGTCTAAAAGTTGTGTTTATTTTTGTGCaagtcaaaattaaaatattttcaggaGATATTGAATCATGTGTTCTaaagtttaatattaatataaaaaagactTAAGAGAAAACAGAGTAGCTCAAGTGTCAAGATTcggtatataaattataaatgtcacaaatttgattcatatttaaaatgtcTTAATTAGTTGAAACGTGATAATGAGGTGCAGTTGAATTATCTGTcattattgaaacaaaaacataaacaatataGTGCAAGGAAAAATAGTGTCCTATTGCTCAAATTATCATCGCTAAGATCAATATAAATTGGAGTTTGACCTTACAGGTTACttcgtgttttttttaaaatgaactaaaattatattctcTAGGTTGAATAGCGACGGAAAAGAAATATTGTCGCACATATTCGTCGTTATTTCCTTCTCTACAGTTGTGTGGCTAATTCTTTAAtatgttgaaattaaaattgtaaattttttgtttaattttattttttttggtagtAAGTGACCTGGAAATGATCTTTTTGTAACTTAtctattaatacaaactttaaaattacaaaaatagttTGTAAACAAGTAGAGAAAACTCACATTGGGTAACTTAAGGTAACCACTAAGAGACGAATGATCCtgaaattcatttaaaaaagttGTTAATTAATCCAAAATTAAAGGTAAgaacttaaataaaaaagatggaTTTGAGTATTTTACATACTTGCACAAATTTggagtatatattatatttgattatccTGTCGGCTAAAATGCAAAATGTACTAGGCTGCAAACAAAAAGAATAAATCAAAATGCTCATTTAGCTTAATCAAGGgtaaaaagataaatttgaaacttcgtgataatttaaaatagaaaaaaaaattaaaaaaaaagtaaagtgATAGAGGTATTAATTTGATCTTGTTTCGTATTAGTGAAAGTTGAATTATCTCTccataattcttaaaaaatattaaattattctttaagaTCTCAccgatttattattataacaatttataaTAAGGAAAATGCACTTACACCACAAAGAATAGGAGCCGCGAGTCCAGCATGAGGACCAGCCAATGAGACATAATTTCTGACCTAAAACATTCACAATGCAAccactaaaatttaatttattaaacatcgacagtaaaaataaagaattaaactTACCGGAGGTCCACCGTCACATAATTGTATTACACCGCGTGCAATTAAATTGCCCTATACGgaagaaaaactattttttattacataaagAATAGTCGACAAGCCAAAATATATAGTCTATGACGATATTTGCTTGTATATATGTTACTAACCTGCGAAAGACCAACAATGTTGTATCCATTCTTTAGTTCTTTCATACTTTTGACCTTGTCACACACAAATTTAACctgtaaaaacaaaaacaagttaaaataaaaagagtatAGACTAATGTACCAAACCAAGAAAGTAGTTTGACTGCCATACTTGTTTTTGCATAGGCATATACCAAGAACTAAATACTCCATCCCCAACTTCTCTACACAAACATATCATAACATAACATCATATACAGAGTGATAATGTTATCAATCATAAAGTATTTAAAACATTACTAAAGTACATGCAATGTCCTGGTGATCCCGAGTGTAAGATCAGTTGGTTGGTTAAATTCGTCACATCTTGATGAAAGCATGCCATATTAATTCCTGCAACCAAATTACGAGTTTTAGAACAATGAGAAATGagatataataaatagaataagatattaaaagaatatatgtCATATATTTAGAGTAATAATACAAATCTATCATATCATATTGTGAGAAACTGGATTGGTAAGTAATTATAATTCATAAcctaaatatgtaatatataacataattttggTATATACTCATTTGTCATGTGATTTAATTAAAGTTGAcaatgtataaattttttttttttaaatgaggtTTTTTTATTGATCCATCATCGACACAAATGTTTTGTCCATCTTGAGaaaaaaaccaaacaaaatgaTGAGATATCATCGATTGAAGTGGattagttaatataatttaagcaagaaaaaataacaaaagtcAATTAGTATCTGAATTTTCGAAAAAATGTATCACTAACATGTTGGGCATTGCTCAATTTCTCGTGCCATAATTTACACATATAAAGTTGTGTTTAGTGATCATCTTGGTTGATGTTTTCTCTTTTGATTCTTTCCTTGGCTACTCAAGCAAAGGTCAAAATCTAGGTTCATAATCGATATGATTCTTCCTAAACTATGCATGTGAATCTCCTACTCGATTCACAGGGTCTAGACCCACATCTATGGGGCATCAAATGCAGAGCCGACTAGAGGTTGAGGCCGTTTTGACCAGAGTCGGCCCTGAGAATTTGAGGCcgaatacaaattaaaattttgtggcccctcaaattctaaaataatttttaattttattttttatttaactttttaaggATATTAAAActgagataaaaaattatatatatatatatatattataatatatatttaatatgaaaaagagaaaaaaaattaattatattattatatttgaaaatttgaggCCTACGCAACTGGTTGCCTACCTTAGGGGGTCCTGTACTTATGGAGCAATGCCACATCCAAGTTAGGATTGGGGAGTTGGGTGTAAGTTAATTTGTTAGGGCCtaacaaaaatatacatattctgaagtcttaattttttatttattttaatttgcttaaaattttataagattttaacaACTATATCAATTCTATTCAATTCGATTATACAAGAAAATCGAATTCATTAATAGTTTGATTACAACGGAGACAAATAATTAAGATGCTCACCATGAAAAAAGAACACGttacaaacataagattttcaccaagaaaataaaaacacgAAATTTGAAAAAGGAGACATGGTTAAATGTTATGAGACTTTTCCATGTAATAAACTCATTAAGTCAGTGAGATATACCAATCTAAACTATAGAATTTCTTCGTCAATCCTAGTACTTTTAGATTTGGATCCGAGTGTTGGACAAGTGTATTTTGTTACATGATTATGTATAGTTTTTACTATTCTATTTTATTGGtatgtttaaattataattggaGACAAATTCATATTATAAAAGTTCTAATTAAAAGGGATCATACTAGTCATTCCAGGGATTAAATTTCGGTAAAAAAAACATACTTGATAAAATTTTCAATGTTTGATGGAAATACAAAATGATAGAAAGAGGATTTACCATGGAGTAAAATAAAGGGTGTGGATGAAGAAACACCATTAAAATGgaggaagatgatgaagaaacTAACAAATGCTAAGGCTGACATTCTTCCTTGCTGATAATTAACTGTACATggggataatatatatatatagagagcaaaatcgaaaaatattaaatttatggtaatataattaattgttttcaaGAAAAGGTAATATAATTAGttatctatatttattattatattagttcgTGTATATCcaaagaatattataatataaatattttctttattgacatgatcataaatattaatattactaaATGGGAAAGGATAAAAAATGGATGGTTGTCTCTTTTCTCACTATAATTCTTTCCCACTCCATTTTTTTACTTTACATCCTctcttcattattattttttttttcagattttacTTCTCATCTTCTCAGTTCTCAGGTTAGTACAAATCATTTTGATTTTCCTTtatttgagtatatataatttaattttcctttattttagtaaatatataaattatatttattaagtatgatttaatttattttgagtattttaCCTGATAATATCTATTAATATATGTTGgttcattttttcaaattattattataatgaatatttatatataacaaacatATATTGATTTGGTGTGATtctcattcatgaatattattattttcttatttttcatccGTTCATCTTTATTATTACTAAAAATAGTTCGTCTTTCTATCACTAAACAACAACGAAAACTAAAGAAGTTATTATTTGttcaataaacaaaaaaaatcaaaaaattgatCTTTTCAATACTATGTAATCATATATTCCTACCTTGACTAcggaaatatattaatataaatagataattattaaattaactttatttaaataaacatttaaaatttataatgaggagtgatagagggagggaatttggtgaggaaatgacttggcatagaaaatgtaaaagtgggaggaaaaagaaaaaaaagagaaattatttgattttttcagcgaataaaaaaaatcattcaagtcattccctcacctaatcatttctcatttataatataagtcaatcaaactatattaataatcatgataataattaataaaaatataataaagagaataaaaaaattaatagaaaactttttaagaatttatttcactttgactaattatttctctttttttatatttatttacttttacagattaattaattaatttatataatttttaattgaataataataaaaagagaataaaaaaaattaataaattaataaatatattaaattataaatatataaaaattgagtataaaaattaattattgtgcaAATAAAACTATCAATAATAATCCTCAAACCAAACTAAACACTATCGATCCAAGAATTATAgttagggtgggcttaaaaataaattaaaatgggttaaaaaaaaattttagatggaattaaataaaataatgataaaattataaatttaaccaGGGATGTACAtgtatttaacatttttcttagatttatacaaagaaaataatgaataaaaatgaaaaaaaaatattatttaggagTTGTCCCTCTTctactataaaaataaaaaaaaatattagagccATTCTCAGCTATAATCTAGATCCAATTCTAAcctatattaaattaatgtacAAAAgagacataatttttaaaaaacaaatcttaaatttataaaataataataaatattagtttaattaatttttttttcatttataaaaatttaactataaatcaaacattatttcatatatttcatattaaatatatgatataccttaattcattaattaaaatattaaaataaatttatttaaaattaaaaaatatatattttattcttatatattataccttttaaaaaaaaacacatatacTAGAAATAGCACCCATTAgcctttttaaaataatcaataattattgttgtgttaattaataattattttgttgtttctaaactataaatatatttatttttgtactcggaatattaatatttattttattctaagtTATCTTGGTTTAAAATTTAAGGACTTTTTAATAggtcatatttataaataaaaaaaagctaCTCTAATTAAAAAGAATCACGAATGTAAAATCGTATTAATCGCTctaaaattaaactcttacatAATGAAgaaagttgaaaataaaattatatgttacAATAAGATAGTGGGTtacattaatcaaaataaatgagataaatcaaacaactaTAACcctaacaaattaaaaaaaaaaattaaaagtagtTACCAATAAAAggtttttatttcctttttgtTTTTAAGTGAAAGGGATGTATGTCTCTTGTTTATGTTCCTATGAAATTTCCTATATGTTTGTACTTATTAGTAAATTTGTTTGCATATATCATGAAATATCTCAGTGTTCTTTTAGAATGATTGTTTGGGATTACAgctttgaaaaataatttattacctaaattcttaataaataaaaaaaaatatttctcaataaattattcacatattattgttttttaattatatatagtcTTTATGGTATAGTCAGCCAAAATAGATAGTCTAATTAAAATTGTTGACTagttataaactcgtaaaatttagagtttacatcaaattgtaagagtttaatttgaaaaaataataattatatattattattatttatatataaaattaagtattttattttagttaattttaattttatatatttaaatataaaattaattataaaataataataagtaaataacattaaaaaaaaaattatacttacaaaattaattatattaattaatttatttgaataaataataactttatttttaatttttaaaaataaatttgttttttaaacgtaaaatcgtataaaatcattaaatcgaaattatttataaactcgtaaaatcttattatcgtaaatttaaaatcgtaaaaatttatctatttaaaagtTACTTAAAATCACACTCGTTAACATTCTGTCAAATCAAATTGTAAAGTAAAGTTGTAAGATAATTTTATTGACTTACACTAAGAGCGTCATGTTACAAAATTAAGTTACTAAGAAGAGTCAACAATTATGAATAAAGACTATATACACTAAGTCTAAGTCCATTGTGGTCCAAAATCGAGACGTGTGTAAGTAAATAAAGAAGAACAATATCCAATAACAAAACTATTTTCATTTTTGGACTATTTTATTGCAATCAAAGTTGCTCATTTGTTTTCATAAGTAAAACGAAATTTCAACACTAACAGATCATTCGTTATCTGTAATAGGTTCTCAAAATCTATAATTTCTCACCATCATTCAAGTTGACATTGGttcaatgattatttttttacattacaAAAACTTgcaaaaattaacattaataattttaatgaaaaaattatatccTAACAAAACTTTCATTCAAGAGTTCACAACATTAACAATCAcgttgttaataaaataaaatagttttaccttttaaaaaaagagaaaacttAAGTGGAAGAACAAGTTTTACTTTTTCTATTGTTTATGTCTTCAAACAGGGGACAACATAACAAAGCATATAGTTTAACATATGAAATTAAACTATAATTCAAATGATTCGACACTGACTTTAATCAAAATCTGAAATTACAAATTGATCGATGACTTACAAATGATTGGAGAAGCTTCGAACAGTCCTAGATCTACTTGTTAACGGAGCAAGCAAATCAAAGCTTCTACCGGCGAATTGATAAACTTCCTACAAATAAGACGAACTAACCTACTTATTGTCGATCTTCGGAGCGATTATTCGAGCAGACTTATTGGCGGGAAATTCtgtttttaagttttaatttctttttttcggGAAAAGGCATCTTCGGGTTGGGTCAGATCTGGCCCGATCCACTCCGTTCGCCCGTGGGTAAAAAAGTAGCTTATAATATATGTGATAACTATTTTTCTATCTTTAGACTTCTAAAATGACACTACAAATAGTAAAATATTACCCAACACAATAAATGGCACTAAGATCATTCAAAAACACGTACTCCACAACTTAGATCTAACTACGAGTTTAATCGAGaaatgtcaataaatttatttgaatttttttattatttaaatgagattattttctaaaacataacttatatatatatatatatatatatatatatatatatatatatatatatatatatatatatatatatatatatatatatatatatatatatatatatatatatatatataaatttatttatgttttgtaaTCTTAGGGGATGGTCAGAGAAGGATCCAAAAAATTATGTTTGGGTGGACttgaaaatgaatttagaatatactaaaaataaataatagaaaaattatgtttaaatgtaaattttactattttactatgaattaatgaatcaaatattataaaataaaatttaaaaaaataaaattatggatCATAtcgtaaaatatatatatttggagtGAGCTCCTTAACATAAATCCCATGTGTGGttacctatttaaaaaaatatactcatCAAAACCTATCAGACATATCTTACAAAATAATTCATAGTAACCgcttacatttatatatatatatatatatatatatatatatataacaaacctaaccttctcttatatatatatatatttacactgCAAAGGTagaggtgggcttaagccctAACCGCTTACATTTTTCAATCAGATAAAAATATGCTCATAAtaaattcttctttttttctcttgctatttattcttaaaataaatcataggcattttattaaattttatatgttaacattattaaataaatcgaAAAAGAATTAATGAAATTGCATTACTCTCAAAAGCATCGAAATTGTCAAggtttaatgatattttttacctaaaaaaacttaacaaaatataaaatgtataatttttatcaaaacaattataatcatgtcaaaaaactaataaaataaaattgttttaacttctaaagaaaaaagagaaataattagataaatgaaTAAGTCTTTGTATTTTACGATTTATGCCTTCAAATAAGGGACAACATAACGAAGCATATCATCGAACGAAAGGTCAATATGAGCTCCACCCACACTTATAAACTTCACCCTTCCACTGTCTGCCAACATCTTTAATCCAATCCAATCCTCCTCGTACAGTTTTGTCTGCATACCATAAAAATCGTAATAAATCCTTTTGAGAATCCGAGAAACCTACACAAGTTAGACAATCTATTCATATTACCTTTTGAGGTGGCAAAACTGGTTCAAATTTCCCATCAGGATAAAAACCAAACCATGATGTCTCCTTCGGTACTAGAATTAGGTCATCCTCAAACTACAAGTCCATACATAAACATCATTAGAAATATGTTACTATTCACACCAAATGGTCTAATTttgaattgtttgaaaaatGAACTCACCATTATAAGTACTAGGTTTTCTAAGCTAGTGAACCGACTCTTGTAAGTCAAGTTTCTTTGACTAGGTATTTCATTGTTAAGCATAGGGAGAAATTTACATCCATTTAAATATCCAGTCATATCctgcaaaagaaataataatcaGATTATGATCCAAAAGAGGTTCTAGATCCATTGTATATAAAGATTATGTGCACTTCTCCTAAGTAGAGAAAACTTACATTTGGTAACCTAAGGTAACCACTAATAGCCAAATGAGCCtgaaattcaattaaaaaaaaagttcattagCCCAAATtcaatataacaaattaaattaagaaaacaaaagatAGTTTGAACTTTTTACATACTTGCACAAATTTGGTGTATACAGCAGATTTGACTAGCCAGTCAACAAAAATGCAAAAACCACCCGACtgcaaacaaaaatttatttttgatatttataaagataaataacaCTTACACCGcgaattaatatgaaaaaaatgcaCTTACACCGCAATGAATAGGAGCAGCGAGTCCAGCATGAGGTCCAGCCAATGAGACATAATTTTTGACctaaaaatcaacaaattaatCTTTCAAAACTTGGTTTAaacaatatcattaattaaCCATGAAGAAAGAATGACACTTACTCGAGGTCCACCGTCACACATTTGTATTACACCACGACTGATTAAATTGCcctatgaaaaagaaaatataaataatactcaatataattaagaaatatagaAGGAAGGAAAAcgaaatttatttgtatatgcTATTAACCAACCTGAGAAAGAGCAACAATGTTGTAGCCATTTTgtaattctttcatgtttttcaccTTATTGCACACAATTTCAACCTATAAGagcaaaaaaaaacaattggttgattaaaataatataaaatgatttatcaATTAAACTAAGTTTGATTATCATACTTGTTTTTGCATGGGCGTAAACCATGAACTAAGTACTCCATTCCCAACTTCTCTACACAAacatagaataaaataaagttaaaaaatagaGAATTTTATCAAACACGAAGAATTAACATGACTAAATAAATACACGCAATATCCTGGCGATCCAGAGTGAGTGATAAGTTGCGCGGTTAAATTCTTCACATCTTGATGAGTGCACGCATTATTAAGTCCTACAATTGAAAAAACAAGTTTTAGAATAACTAGAAATGAGTTAAGGCAATTTTAAT
It encodes the following:
- the LOC124924257 gene encoding palmitoyl-protein thioesterase 1-like, with the translated sequence MACFHQDVTNLTNQLILHSGSPGHCIEVGDGVFSSWYMPMQKQVKFVCDKVKSMKELKNGYNIVGLSQGNLIARGVIQLCDGGPPVRNYVSLAGPHAGLAAPILCGPSTFCILADRIIKYNIYSKFVQDHSSLSGYLKLPNNIIGYLNGCKFLPMLNNEIPSQRNSTYKSRFTSLQNLVLIMFEDDKVIVPKETSWFGFYPDGKFEPVLQPQKTKLYEEDWIGLKMLTESGRLKYISVGGAHIDLSYADMLRYVVPYLKA
- the LOC124924258 gene encoding palmitoyl-protein thioesterase 1-like encodes the protein MSALAVVSFLAILFNSFAVSSSTTPFILLHGLNNACTHQDVKNLTAQLITHSGSPGYCVEVGNGVLSSWFTPMQKQVEIVCNKVKNMKELQNGYNIVALSQGNLISRGVIQMCDGGPRVKNYVSLAGPHAGLAAPIHCGSGGFCIFVDWLVKSAVYTKFVQAHLAISGYLRLPNDMTGYLNGCKFLPMLNNEIPSQRNLTYKSRFTSLENLVLIMFEDDLILVPKETSWFGFYPDGKFEPVLPPQKTKLYEEDWIGLKMLADSGRVKFISVGGAHIDLSFDDMLRYVVPYLKA